The following are encoded in a window of Chionomys nivalis chromosome X, mChiNiv1.1, whole genome shotgun sequence genomic DNA:
- the LOC130868115 gene encoding short transmembrane mitochondrial protein 1 has protein sequence MLQFLLGFTLGNVVGMYLAQNYDMPNLAKKLEEIKKDLEAKKKPPSS, from the coding sequence ATGCTCCAGTTCCTGCTTGGATTTACTTTGGGCAACGTGGTTGGAATGTATCTGGCTCAGAATTATGACATGCCAAACCTGGCCAAAAAacttgaagaaattaaaaaggacCTGGAAGCCAAGAAGAAACCCCCTAGTTCCTGA